In a single window of the Necator americanus strain Aroian chromosome X, whole genome shotgun sequence genome:
- a CDS encoding hypothetical protein (NECATOR_CHRX.G25834.T1): MNRPTLALLVFIVAVDANPLKPSNGTGYLCETCKMSVLLVLPSLKEDLRKLEDVFVKGCEKFLERFPWAQKECDLLVKEELNGILDFLSCLEAPEVICKKLHAC; this comes from the exons ATGAATCGCCCTACTTTGGCCCTACTTGTATTCATCGTTGCTGTGGATGCCAACCCTCTTAAACCATCAAACGGGACCGGCTACTTGTGCGAAACGTGCAAAATGTCTGTCCTGCTCGTTCTACCCTCGCTAAAAGAGGACCTCAGAAAGCTCGAAGAT GTTTTTGTGAAAGGATGTGAGAAATTCCTCGAACGGTTTCCGTGGGCTCAAAAGGAATGTGATCTTTTGGTCAAAGAAGAATTAAATGGAATTCTCGATTTTTTGAGCTGTTTGGAAGCACCGGAAGTGATCTGCAAAAAACTTCATGCTTGTTAG